Genomic segment of Benincasa hispida cultivar B227 chromosome 1, ASM972705v1, whole genome shotgun sequence:
TCCATTACAATAATGAAACACGGGTAAACAACGATAAATACAATCAATTAGAATCcactttttatattattattaatggaTTATGTTCCATGAAATAAATATGGCCTAATTTGCAATGCAATGGTTCTAGTTATGTGGCCATATGGGCAAAATTTATACAAGATTTACAATGGATTGAAAATGTTAAAATCTGTCGCATGGTGGGATTTATGAGAATAATATTTTACCATCGAATTCAATattatatgaattaaaaaaaattattaagaaaatataattaaaatataatttaattatgacaTGAACTGTCAATATAATTACAAGACCTTAATTACCCGTACAAAAGTAGATGATTTGATTCTCACTCTTACTAttgttttacttaaaaaaaaaagggaaataaaCTGCAAATACAATttaatacaaaagaaaaaaatggtaacctttttatttcattcatgTACTTATACCATTATTAATAATACATTTAATTATTCAAGCGATTGGTGTAATAATATTAACTTATAAATTACAGATGCTAACGTGTTTTCTTAATTCAACAACATGCAAAATGAGACGACATAAACACAGGTCAATTGCCACAAAATTTATACTATCAATCCTCTTATTAGAGACTGTTAAAAATGGTACAATATAAAAGATTTAAACTTCTAACTTTTTAATGGAtcgtatatattttatatcaattGAATTGTGTTATGTCAGACAATCTATATGCTTTCTAATTgtgttaaaaaatattgatattatTAAAAGTAAACTCAAATAATATGTTGAAAAGAGAAACAATTCTGACAATTATTTGagtgatattaaattaaaaatttggctCAAAATGTGACAGTTAAATCAAATCTCTAAACTCTAGGAATgaattatcaaataataatggtGTGGTTTATTTTGTACAAAAGTAGAAAAGTTTCAAATCCCAACCATATAACAAACTATTACAATATGCCAAAAAAGAAATTAGCTCATTTGacattataaatatgtttagtgatcacaaaaaaaaaaaatgttataatataatatttgtcATGCATAAATCAGTGATTAAAATTGATAGACTAAATCTGAGACTTTAAACAATTAGATGATCATCTAGAGTGGAAACTGAACCTGAAACGTCACCACACTATTCTATCATTCCACATTTCAATTAGTCTcaaatttttaatgaatttatattttatagtagttttaaaatatttataaaagattAATGGTGAATGTTAAAACAATATGGACATATCAAAAGAGATTTAAAAATAACAAGAATAATAATTTAGCCAAAATAACATCCATACATAAATAGTAGATTTTCAaaagtagaaaaataaggaaaaatatttatacaaatagtaaaatttaattatagttgtGATTATAAGGGataaaaattgatacaaatctatcattgatgaacgatagaagtctatccgtGTTTATCTATGATATAAatggataaaaatatatcatagatatagaaattgataaagtaaaaggaaaaggagaaaaaaaaagaaaaaatggaaaaaaaaagaaaaaaagaaaaaaagaaaagaaaaaagaaaaaaaggaaaagaaaaagaataaaaaggaAAGCTGTGTGGAAAATTTGAGTTCCATGAGTAATAACTTAAGAAACCCACAATCTGATTTTTTTGTCGAAGATAAAAATCGAAACTTTCTCTCTCCATAAGCTCCTTTTCTTCGTCTTCAGGTCAGGTACACACCGCACTCTTCATCTCCCTCTCTCTATCTGACCCCTGCTTTTCCTCATTTTTCTTCAATTCGTTTATCCAACGGATCTTCTGCAACTTTAAGATTACGTTCAGATCTCTTACGAACTCTGTTTTCTGTTCTTCAGGATCTTAGTGAAGCTGAGGTTGCTCTTACGCTGAGGTCCTTTTGCATCATTACGAGGTAcatttttattgggtttttttgTGCTAATCGTGTAGTTCAATGGAAATTATCGCTTGATTCTGGTTGGGTATCACTTTTTCTGGTTATTGTTGTGTTCAATTTGATGCTCGAGTTGTCTGTATTTTGGAAATCATCGGATAGGTTAACCTATGAACTCGGTTTCATTTGTTCTGTCGTTTTCTTTGCCCTCCACGAAGCTGCTTTCATGGGGCTTTGGGAATGCTGTTAGTCTTGGTTTTGTGTATTTGAAAATCTTGCTGGAGATTTCGAGATACTGTCCAACGAAATATCTTCTAATTCTACCCtattctttcaattttgataTGTCTAGTAAACAGTTTAATTGGTGCAGATCAAAATGTTTAGCTGCACTAAACTGACAATAATTTAAGGACAGTCAATTGTAGTTTTTTTCTCCAAGTCccaagtttgaaaattttgttctgTTTCTTGGCTGTCATACGAGTGGATCAACAATTTGAAAGCTATATTTCATTGAAGTGGCTGATTTGGGTTTCAGATTATTAAATAGGAATCATGAGAATAGGTAGATGTAATTCACCAAGCCTTAAGCATAAACTGTTAGGAAGATTCTGGCCAAATGGCTCAGGCAGTTGCTAATACACAAGAAGAAGCCAACCTCTCAGCGCAATGTATCCATTTTCAGCACAGTGTATTTAGTTTTCGTTGCCTGCTTACCTATTTTGCATAGTAATGCAATGTGCAATTTCCCCCCATTATGTGCTCTACATGGTGTGGTGTTTAAACCCTAAAGAATGTTTGGCTCATGGTTTAATAATTTCGGTCTCTGAAATTTGGGGTTGGGAAGGCTGTGAGTGTATGCGATTTGTGTTTGGATTGTGCATATTGCATATGAACGAATAATGAGAAACTTGAGTCTGTATTACCTATATGTAGTTTAGTTTTTGAGGGTTTGTAAAAGTTAGAATGTAGTATAAAATGCGAGTTTCACTAGTTTGCATTTATGTAATCTGCAGGATTTAACAAATCCATAATCTTATATATGCAAGTCCATGTACTTGGGTACTTATGTAGCAAATCCACGTACCAGTTTAATTCAATTGTTCAGGGTAGTTCTGGTTCGGTGACTGTGACTTTGAATTTCAATATTTGTTGGATTAATTGTTTTCTTGAAATTTGTACTAAACTTCCTAGCAAaggaaagaaaagggaaaagaataACTTCTAGTTTGGCACTTTCTGATGTTCCATCTTTTCTTCTGGTGCATTATATTTAGTCAATCCTCTTAAGAACATTTGATTCTGAAGGAAAATAATAACTTGGCTTGTCTAAATGTGTCAAAAACAGTGCTCGCTTAATCTGAATTGTTGGAGCAAAGGAAAATCTAAATGGAAGACTTAAACAGGAACGTTTCTCAGGCTTCTCCTAATCAGCAAACTCGAAGTTCTCCAGATGGTCCAGTGGCCATCCTGTGGGATATTGAGAATTGCCCGGTTCCCAGTGATGTCCGCCCTGAAGATGTAGCTGGTAATATAAGAATGGCTTTGCGTGTGCACCCTGTAATAAAAGGAGCAGTAATGATGTTTTCTGCATATGGAGATTTCAATGCCTTTCCTAGACGACTGAGAGAAGGGTGTCAGAGAACAGGAGTAAAACTAATTGACGTGCCAAATGGTCGGAAGGATGCTGCCGACAAGGCTATATTGGTCGATATGTTTCTCTTTGCCCTTGATAACCCTCCTCCATCATCCATAATGCTCATATCTGGAGATGTCGATTTTGCTCCAGCACTTCACATTTTAGGTCAACGAGGTTATAATGTGATACTTGTCATCCCTTCTGGTGTGGGTGTTTCATCTGCCCTCTGCAATGCGGGAAAGTACGTTTGGGACTGGCCCACCGTGGCTCGTGGTGAAGGCTTTGCACTTGCCCCCAAAGCGTTGACTTACCGTGGTGGAGCAGCCGAAATTTCTGGATATCTCAAGGGATGCCATATTAATGACGATCTGGATGGCCAAAATGAAGAGGAAGCTATTGTCTATAGAGGGGTGTCTCAGAGCTATTACAACGTGAGGGATTTTTCAGTAGTATCTCATTCTCTATCTGAATACAATAGTAATTTGACAGTTCCTAGCGTACCTCCAACTTTGAGGTCACAGAGTCTCCCATGTggtttgaacgaggttccaacggGTGTTGTTTCATCTGGAGACCAGAATGAGTCTGCTTGGTGGCCGCAGACAGGAGACTTAAATGTTCTGAAGGGACAGTTGGTTAAGTTGCTAGAACTTTCTGGAGGATGCTTACCCGTCACGAAGGTTCGTGCTGAGTACCAGAGAGTCTTTGGAAGGCCACTGTACACATCCGAACCTGGACTCAAGCTTGTGAATCTTTTTAAGAAGATGGGAGATGCCCTTGTTGTGGAGGGCAAAGGCAACAAGAAATCTGTCTACATTCGAAACTCGAGATCATGCCCAAGTGCCCCACCTTTGATATTATcaaggaaagaaaataagaaaggtAAGGGTACTTTGGAGGAGACTGCCGATGTTACTCCAGGCATGGGCTCATCAGAAGAATACTCAGATGAAGAAAGAGTGGTTCTCGAAGAACACGATGAGAAGAAAGGTGTAGGAAAAACGGATCAGACATCAGCAGGTCAATGCAGAAACAACGAAGAACACTGTATCGAGCAGTTcaaacatgagctacaggagaTTCTAGTTAGCTATTCATGTAGAATCTTCTTAGGATGTTTTGAGGCAATATACCTACAGCGATACAAGAAAGGCTTGGACTTCCAGAGCCTCGGTGTTCGTGGATTGGAGGAGTTGTTTGACAAAGTAAACGACGTTGTGGTCTTGCATGAAGATCCAACAAGCAAGCGAAAGTTCCTGGCTGCATTGGGTGGCTAAAATGGTGATGATGATCAGATATAGCTGCCTTTGTAACCATTCTGTGTCATTAACTTGTCAAATATCcccaaaataaataagaaaaaggaaaaaggaaaaagaagccAAGTTTGTTGTGGATGCTGCCTGCCGCTTAGTTTTAGAAAGTAGAGTATGGCAGTGGCTGGTTGCTGTTTTTTCTTCCTCCAGCATGTTCTTTgtcctcttttttcttttaacatatGGAACCTGTCACTGTAAGTCCCTATACCTCATGATCTTCTTTTGGAGATCTCTGTCTCTGTAAATTACTTTTCACTCAGGTTTTAAGATCAATATATGTTCTTTCTTTTAACTCAACTCGTATAGTACTTATATGTATCAACCTTGAAGTTAAAAGATCGATTCCCCAttctatctttaaaaaaaaccttGTGTTGGGAGTTAATAAGAACGAAATATTTTGAAGTAGGAAAGAAATTATAGAATTTGATGGATACCTATGTATACATTAAACTccaattaaattgtaaatttagtttattcaaagaaaattagaatttagttcctataatatataattaatatatagtttattttttataatttgatataatcTTCATAAATAATTCTTATACTAGTAATtatttttgatgattttatcaaactataggaattatttatgagattttatcaaaccataaagACTATTTATGAGATTTAACACTTTTACTCCAGTTAACTTTGGTTCATTGTTCATCTTGGTTGATTTCATTTTAGTGGATTTTGTACCAAAAAGCAAAACAAAAGTTGGTTTGTAGTATTATCTCTTTAAAAAGTAGTATTATCTCTTTAAAAAGTTCTCTTATTTCATCCAATTGAAACTTTAAACTTCGATAAATTAAAAGATCATCCATAAACCAAACTAATAAATATCTCAAAAGTCATCAAATAATCCGCCTAAAAAAAGGTCAACAAATAAAACAAAGCATTTCACTATTTCaaccaaaaattaattaatacagCCTACAtgattcaaaattcaatgatcTAATATCAAAATGATTATAGCTTAGCTAAAATTGACATGTATTACTTCCTTTAAAATCGAATGTTCAATTCTTCCTACTTccatttgttgtactaaaaaatttaaCCATGAACCAAACGAAAAAATACATCTTAGaaggttcttttcttcttttaaataacTATTAAAGACCAACTAACAACAAGAAAGGTCCTCACAAAGGATAGAGGACATCCAGCTAGAGTAATCAGCTTATCAACAAGCATGTACCTAATCTCAGCAGAAGGAAAAACTCGGAGAACAAAACTACCACCAACAATTCGTGTCGGAGAATGGACAGCAAGATTACAAGAtcaattacaaaaacaaaaaaagacgACACCAAGAGTTTAACGAGCACAAGAGTGAGATCTATCAAGTTCTTTGTTTCAGTCACCTCtcaattagaaaagaaaagattagtCTAGCTTGATTGACTAACCCTTCCAAAGCCTTGATACATAGAAGGAGTTGTTTAGCAATAAAGCCAAAATCTCATTTTTgaagaaactaaaattgaattcCCCCACTTAAAtccatagattttttttttttttttttttccttgagaTGAATCATTACAAAGACattataaaattgaacaaataatATTCAAAGGAAGGCAACAAGTAGGGTAGGATTTTGCGATTTTGGGCCGTACCCCTCGACAAGGACCAAAGCTCAAATATTGAAAACCAAAAACgaacaaatataaaaattataaatatatggttatttttaaaaaaaaaataaaaaaataattaataaaggGGGAAAAAAGAAGTAAACGGTGGGCATAGAAGATTAATAGAGAGCACAGCAGAGAGGGTCGGCCACATGTTTTAGGTTTGGAGAGGCCGCATGTTAGGCGGCGGGCGGTTTGATGAGAGGATGCGGCAACGTGAGGCCGCGACCCTTCATCGCTTGGAAAGGTTATTGCTTTTCCCTTCTATCATTTTAATCATACTTATCTATCCACTTGTCACCCACATTATTAGAATTTCCACAAACCCCattctttcttttaaatatgTATTTCATCTTTTAcgcacaaaattcaaaattcaaaattttgtaaataCATTTTTGTAGTCTAGCtcataaattatttatcaataaaaaaacttaagaaaatttaacccaaaaaaaaaaaattaagcttgctttgataattattttattttttatttttaaaattatatttgttttctcataattttttaaaatgattttcatcttcattaagttaataaatgaattcttaatcaaaatctaacaacaataacaagtttctatttttttttttttttttttaagttttcaaaacttgacttggattttaaaaatactcttaaaaatGTTAGActacaaaaacaaagaaatcaatAAGTCCAACTaatatttataggcttaatttaaaaaaaaaatcattattatcATCAAAACAAGCCTTGATAATTGATTTGAAGTGtcatttcaattaattaaaatattatttacttttttaaaggttaaaaattcaaacgtataaaagaaaaaaaaaactttcctaTTGGTTTGAGTCATAAGATTTTGTTcgatgatgtgatattaaatttgccTTCAcatattagttttaaatttttgggtCAATCCATAATTGAAGATGGTATTAGAACAATCAGTCTAGGAGGTCATGTGTTTAAATTCCTACATAATTATTTCTTCacccaattaatattgattttcacttGTTGAGTTTTCTTCATATTGTAGCGAGAAAGaatgttagatgatatatattaaatctaccTTCACCCATTAACTTaagtttttcaatcaaattttatttaatttctcaaaaaaaatcTCACCATCTCGTCTCCTCTTTTCTTTACATTCTTCTCTCCTATTTGTAGAAATGGATAGTAAGAATTTCCTATAATGTAGTTAGTGTAGAAAGATCCTCTCATTACTAATACTTTCATCACTTAAATCTCTAAATCGATTTGTTACCTAATCGATTtacctaaagaaaacaaaaactaatGCTTATAAGAAACTTCTTTTTAGATATTGgcataaatttgaatatttgactttataaagaaaattaattaagttgGGTTTTACAAAGACTTAACTAGGAAGGAAACAGAAATGAAGACATTATACCTACAAGATgagaatgaaattaaatattgtgAGCAATGAGTTATTTAATGAGTTAGTAATATAAAATTTCTATGGGCATATGTATGAGCCCCACCcatatttttaattgttttgagCAATATGAGGCCAAGTTTCATTGAAAAAGAACcaataataatttcaatttgtGATGTATTGGTGTCAACTACATGAGGC
This window contains:
- the LOC120086981 gene encoding uncharacterized protein LOC120086981 — translated: MEDLNRNVSQASPNQQTRSSPDGPVAILWDIENCPVPSDVRPEDVAGNIRMALRVHPVIKGAVMMFSAYGDFNAFPRRLREGCQRTGVKLIDVPNGRKDAADKAILVDMFLFALDNPPPSSIMLISGDVDFAPALHILGQRGYNVILVIPSGVGVSSALCNAGKYVWDWPTVARGEGFALAPKALTYRGGAAEISGYLKGCHINDDLDGQNEEEAIVYRGVSQSYYNVRDFSVVSHSLSEYNSNLTVPSVPPTLRSQSLPCGLNEVPTGVVSSGDQNESAWWPQTGDLNVLKGQLVKLLELSGGCLPVTKVRAEYQRVFGRPLYTSEPGLKLVNLFKKMGDALVVEGKGNKKSVYIRNSRSCPSAPPLILSRKENKKGKGTLEETADVTPGMGSSEEYSDEERVVLEEHDEKKGVGKTDQTSAGQCRNNEEHCIEQFKHELQEILVSYSCRIFLGCFEAIYLQRYKKGLDFQSLGVRGLEELFDKVNDVVVLHEDPTSKRKFLAALGG